The sequence below is a genomic window from Setaria italica strain Yugu1 chromosome IV, Setaria_italica_v2.0, whole genome shotgun sequence.
ttatcccggttggtgtttccaaccgggataaaagggggtcttttgtcccggttgagtgacccgggataaaagacccccccttttgtctcggttggtttatcccggatgcattttcgggataaaagcaccctaccaaccgggattaaagctcacttctctaccagtgaaAGGGCTTTTGAAATGATTCAGGATACTTCTGATATGTTATTCTCTGATTGTTGAATCGATGGATAAGGTGAACGGTGAAAGGGCCTCCAGCCTAATGGTTAGAGCACCAGAGTAGTAACCAGCAGGTCCAGATTCGACTCcctgtgggagcgaattaaacggatctggaataaaaaattataaaaaaaataggtaggagctTCCTACTAACTTCGGACAAGGTGAACGAGTCCGCGAGAGCCGAGTGTATGGAGATGTTATATTTAAAGGACATAAAACTAATTAAGATGAAAAGGTACatcaacttgaaaaaaaaatgagcttTGCCCATTCTTCCATCTGTCATCTTTTCCTTTGTGAGAGAAAGATGGGATAATGGGACAAGGCTCAGATCAGTACATaagtttttaaaaaatagaGCTATTGAACTGAGACAATCACAGAAAGGGGGTATATAATCTATCTATTATATTAATGAGTGTTCAAAGAAGGCACCACGTTCGTCGAGAAGGATAAGAAATTACCACGTTAATCAAAAAAACATAGACACGGTTGATTTTAATGATGATCCAATGGTCCAAATTAAACCAAAGTACATGCCAAATCACAAAAATAAAGAGTCCTTGCCTTGATCAAATACAATTAATATCTAGCTATATGACCTTATAAATCATAAATATAAGTATCAAAACATGGACTCTAGCTCAATTAAGCGGCATTCGTAAATAAGTTTGACGAATAATTAAGTAAATTTGATGGATAATTAAGTAAAGAAACTTGGAATCTAGCTAATTAAGGGGCATCCGTAAATAATTTGACTCAAGATTCTATCTATGGAATCAAACCAATATTTAAATGGATATAAAATGTGATAGGACAACTAGCCACATACATGTGACGACGAAGTAGCTGCCTTCTCGCTGGAATCAAGGCTCTGATTGGTTGTCCCAGTGATCAGAAGATAGTCTTCTTGCCGAAATCAACAAATTTAACGTCCAATGATAGCGACTCCCTTTTGCCGAATAATATGATAGAGCTCTATTTGGGTAGAGTGTCAAGCGAACGTTTGATTCTTCTAAAAGGTTGATTAAGAAAGGAGCACTTCACGCATTAATAGTGTACAAGTGAGCGATACCCATTGTCTGAGATTTTAAACtttcttatcaaattcaatcaAACAAACATATATGCATATGCGTAAGTTTCTTTAGCTGGTCGTAGAGAAAGTTATGTAAACAGCTCCTATAAGCCCCTGAAAATTTTATCTGAAATTCTTAAGCAAAAGCACGCTCTCCTCCTTTTCTTGAGGCGAACATAGTCACACTGGAATCTTGGCGCTAAAACTGAAACATAGCAGCTCACACTCAAAATGTCTGGACAATGGATACTGATTCAAAACATCATGTTCACAGAAAGAAAACAGAGTAagtatacatatttttttttctaaaaaaggacAGCAAAACAGAGTAGCTTAAAACCCAAGGACTAGCACATCATGCGAGAGCATGTGGCACCACACATCGCTATGCACCTAAACTACACCCGAATCATGCGAGTGTGCCCTCGTTGATCTAAAAGTTGAGAAAATcgattggaaaaaaaataaaaaaaatccactaCTTGAAATTAGACACTCTTAGAATATATCTAAAACCAAGAGAAAACTTTGCTCTCTGAAGATGCCACCACATCAGAATCAGAGACCAGTGAGCTCATTGTCAGAATTCAGATAACTCAATTGTCTCCAGATATGGCAGCATCGCAAGGCTCTCCGACGGCACTGTTCCAGATATCCGGTTGCTGCCGAGGTCAAGCCAAACGAGCCACCGTAGCAGTTTGATCGATGTTGGTATGGTACCATTTATCCTGTTGCCGGACAGCACCAAATCAACTAGACTAGAAAGGTTGCTCATGTCAGCCGGCAATGCGCCGTCGAGCCTGTTGTTCTTCGCTCCGAACATCTGCAGCCCTGCCGCGGACGTTGGGATGGATCCGGAGAACATGTTGTTTCGCATCTCGATCTGTGAGATATTGAGTGATATCTTGACCGGAACAACCAGTGAATCTGTTGTTCTGGATCCTCACGGTTGCGAGATTCGGGAGCCGCCCCACCGTGGCCGGCACGGTGCCGTTGAAGCCATTGTACGAGAGGTTGAGGAGCTCCATCAACGGCGACAAGCCGGCGATGTCGCCCGAGAGGAGTGCTCCGCTGAAGGCGTTGTAGGAGACGTCGAGGAAGTGAAGCTGGGCGCAGGCTTtaagcgcggcggcggggaacgTGCCGGTGAGGTCGTTGCCGCTGAGGTCGAGGCTCCTGAGGTTCTTGAGCTCGCACACGGACGCCGGATCGAGCCGGGGAGCTCTAGGTCCGCTAAGGAAAGCTCCGTGACggttccaccgccgccggcagcgcagGTGACGCCTTCCCAGCTGCAGTGATCGGCGTCGGCGGGGTCCCACCACGCGAGCTTCTGGGGGCTGCCCCAGTCGTTCTTGATGGCGAGCAGCGTCTCGCGGTCACCGGAAGCGGCAGGCTGGGAGCTGCGCGCGGAACCGAGGAACGGTGAGGAAAGGGAGATAGCAGGTGCTCGGTCGCGACATTATTCTTTCCCCGGGAAGACGATGATCTCGAGCGGCGAGCTTAAAAAAAGCTCGATCAGACGAGGAGTGGAGCACGAATGGTGGTGGCCGTGACTGGTAAGTACGTCAACGAGTCAACAGTCCAAGCACGCATACTGGGTCTTATTGCATGTCACTCTAGAAACGCACTCATAACTTGGATAACTGGATTGGATCGAAAAGCGACGGTTTAGTTCCACTGGGACTTGGAAGTTGGAAGCCACTTCAATATACAGTGGGTCCCATGGGACCAATGAATAGTAGCACTACCCTTAGAATTGCTTCAAAATTCGGAGCTTTGGTGTTAGAAATTAGCCATCCACGACGAGTTTACTGTAACAAGGTGTCTGTGCGGAAGTGTGGCAGGGTAATGCATACAACGGAGCTACAGGGCACGACAGGACGTCACGAAAAGCTGATGGAATTTGCAATAGGCGATGGAGGAGAGGTAGCGATCGGTGGACTAGACCTCATACCGGTGTTGCGGGCTCGTTAGCGACGAGCCGATGCTATCGGCAGTGTTTAGTTGTAGTGCACAAGGCAACTGATAGGAGTTCGATAGAGGTTCAGCGGGTGCTCAGCAACGGCGGAGTCAGGTGGCAAGCTGACATGGTCGAGGTGTGGAGCAGCTCACTGGTGGTCTACCTGTAATGAATAGATTGGACCGAACAGTTCGCAGGGCACAAGGTGGACAGTTCAGTATAGCTGGCGGACTACATGGCAGAGAGACTAGCGGCGACATGCTAGTCATACTGTGGTCAAAGGCGATGACAGGATCAGCGATGATGACATAGGAGCGTGGCAGCTGATGGGGTGGTTGTTCTTTGTGGCGTGGCGACACGCGGTGCAAGCTCGGGGTGCAGATTTGCATGGGAGGAGTTTGCGTGCTTCCAAATCAGCAAGGgcatgaatcgattcgagttatGATCATCGGAATCGGACTCGTACAAATATTCGACACGATATTTGGTACATATGAATAGATacctattatatttatttaaaaattttgAATGTAAGCTGCTAAGTTTCAGCACGACAGCACCTGGTCGCAGATTTGACAGCGTTTCAATGTAACTATGTCTGCCTGAAGAATAAGGATGACAGCATGCTTTGAAGCTCAAGAATTTGCCGCAAAATTTTCAAGTGATTGACAATACAAGGTACAAGGAATATCTAAGAGGGGGAAGGGTGAATTAAACAATCTTAAAATCCTTAGCCTATAGCTTCAACTACTTGCATCAAagactagatcatgctatctaaaTGTGCAATTAAGGTTGATCTAGTGAAACTTCCCACCCAAAagaagttttgcaacctagagccaatcctatcaagatactactctagtATGTAAAAGgcactcaagttgcaagtatTAATTGTGGAAACGTAAAGGAGTGGGTTAGGATGAATACACACTTAGCACGATGATTTTATCATGTGGTATTGGTAGGCAAATGCCACCCCTAATCCATGTTAGAGTTCTACCAAGGATATGATCctggtcaccaagtctctctcgGTCAAAGTTTTGGGCTCGCCACGAAGGCTCTCGCCAAGCCAGATGAGAAGCTTGCCACCACAaaggcaaggctcaccactccctctcttccggTCACTTTGACACCGTCTCCACTACgaagcttctccacgaaggaaggaGTCTCCTCATCCCCGCACACGGTCATCGTCGCCGCTCCACACTAAACCGGAGGGTCAAAAACTTACCGGCGAGACACCAAGGCCCCAAGATGCCCCCACACCAAGCTTACAATGGTAGTTCACTTCTTGACCAATCATAAGGTagcaacaccttgcactcactctctctaggcttatcctagcactaatcactatCTAAGCATGTGCTAAGCTTTGGATCATCACTGTAGCACTTTTTGGTGgtatggatgtgttcttgatgagtcttgatcttcGATGCACTCCTGGACACttcagcaactccaaatgggcgaATAGAGGGGGTATGAATAGCCGAAGGACCTCAAAGAATCGTTGATCCAACAGCTAGTAAAATTGTgagcatcggatgatccgataGTCACTTTTGGTAGGCATTGGATCATCCGGTGCCTCCAGCTGATGCATATAGCCGTTGGACCCCTACCCAAATTCACCCAATGCTTTGTCTGACGCTTCATCCGATGCATCATTGGAACATCCGATGTTGAAGGAGTTTTGCTCAAAACCTCTCTGTATGATTttaaagtaaatatgctttgtccgaGATCACCTCTACGTAggcgtcggatcatccggtgcttcaGTTTTCCATGCCTTCGATTCAGAATTCAACCGATGCTACTAAAAACCACACTGTCGGATCATCTAGTGGTCTTGACTCAGACAGTCGCCTGCGCGTTGTACCAATTGTTCCGATGGTTGCTCCAACGCTTGCTTCGGTGGACCATCGGAAGATCCTGTTCTACTATTTTTTTCTGGGTTGAATAATACCGCCATTTGAGCACCAAAAATATGTCACTTGGATCGATTCATCTCTGGATTTTCTCTGTAATTTGGACACtagaataccatagaataatcctacaTATCATGGCTTGGTCACTTGGATACCATCATTTGGATATGGCGAATACCGTCATTTGGATCaattgaataccatgatttgcaCCTTGCTATGGTTTGATTTGCATACTTGGGATCTAGAAAATCTACAGGTACATTCTTGATAaaccattagtcccaatgactattttgtcactcaatcaccaaaatcacaaacaataGCCTAATGGGGCCGTGTTCCTTACACAAAGGTGATCACCAAAAATTCTCTGAAGCTCCTACCAAATGGTTGCACTATGAATGCACTTCCATGGCACTAACAATAACAATTCCTGGATCAgaacttagggtgtgtttggttgggctgtagCTTTTGGAATAGCTGCTGTGAGTTGTGAGTTGTGGAAAAGTAGCTGTGAGAAagtagctgtgggaaaagcagaagaccgtttggttagagcagctgtgaaactgtaggttgTGTAAaaaatacctgtaatgcccctaaaggtctgtgggtgtgtttatatgcaaattacTTGTAATAAAATAATATGTTCACTCATTCGCATATAAATGACaattttagaaaggaaaaaaatatttttttatatattcttcatccattaaagtgattggtccacataaatagaacaatatccTATCGGCCTATTCCCggcttcaatctcttctttgcaaGCATCAATCGAATGCCTTAAAAAAGCATCACCCCAATCTGCCTTGTCACTCATTCTTCAACTAGTCAAAAATATTGTTTGATTCAATTCATATGACAAACAAAAGATATTGTGACTTCAATAAATTATAAAAACTAGAACAAAAGTGCTGCAAGTGACTTCAATAAATTATAAGAACTAGATGGACAGTGgctaaaaatataaaaatctACATGTGATCAAATCTACATGTGAACAATTTTGAGCCACTACCATCCTAAAAAATCTACATATGATAAAATGAATTCCTAAAAAACATTAAACAGTAAGGAAATGCACCTACTGTCAACAATTGCAAATGATCCAAAGTAAGGAAAAAGACTTTAAGCCACTATCATCCTAAAAAATATAAAACGGTATTAACATAAATGGAATCACCCTGCAGTAAGATCAGCCACCTATCCCACCAAAAGCTGCAGAATTGTGTAATGTAGCACGGCAGCTAATTCCACATGCCGAACTGTTTTTCAGTTTCTTTCTTTGACAAGCTACAGGTATCTAGGGAGCAGTCAGCCAGCCAGTCAGTCATATTCATTCAGATTCTGCGCTACATCTGCCTAAACCAATCTGATAAGTGATAACGCAAATCTGCGCTACAAGCTACCAAGACAATCGGGGAAAAAACAGAGCAAGTTGATCTCGATAGACGGTAATCTGGACTGTACCTGGTGACTTCACGCGAGACGGCGGTGAGAGCAGGGGCAGAGGCACAGAGCAGAGCGTGCAGGCGCCGCGTAGAATGGTggcagccggcggccggcgagcgcggCAGCCGGTGGCAGGAGGCGgacggcggggtgcggcggtCGGGCTGGAGGGCCGGCGACCGGGAGCGGAGGGAGACGGTCCGCCGGGGGCGGCGCTCGAATGCGGGAGGTGGACGAGTTGTGACGGACGACTTGCGGGAGAACTAGatcggaaaaaaaaatgaattgttACCTTTGTAAagagtggcaggtgggtaatttttttaccgcaaaagcacttgaaagcaggggaTGGTGCTTTTGCATTTGTACTAGACCAAAAGCAGCTTTTGGACAAAAGCACATAGAGCTTTTTAGctttttggttggcttttggttTTTACAAAAGCAAAAACAGGTTCAAAATCCCAAAGGCACCCTTAGTAACATGTTACATGCCAAGAAATGGGAACTTAACGATGTTTTCAACGGTAATAATCTCTATGCAATGGTAATTTCAGAAGGATCAAGTGCTGCTTATTCATCGCTTTTTTGGAGAAGAACCAAACGTTCGAGAGCAAAACGACCGCGAAACAGAGGACGGACGGCTTTGAAAAGTTCCTGGGCTGTGAGCACCATTCCTCCTATTTGGTGGCCTTCTTAGTTGTCCCGTTCTAGCCCAACATAGGCCCACTACAAGACAAACGGACATGGATTCAGCCTGTTTCACAGACGCTGTTTCGCTTGCAAGCAGAACCTGACGGCCCAAACCCAATCCCAGCACGACGAACAACAGCGACTGCCACAGCACGTCACTTCccacccgcagccgccgccgcgtcgtcctcATCAGCGGCGAGACCCGGCATGGGGTCGAGCCTGGCCTTCACGGTGCAGACGAGCGGGTGCTTCCTCGGCAGCGTGAGCCCTGGCCCCTCCTCCATGTCCACGGGCGCGCCCCCCACCGGCTCCCACTCGAAGCACTGCACCATGGCGGCCAGCGCCGCCTGCACCACGAGCATGGCCAGCGACGCGCCAGGGCAGATCCGCCGGCCGGACCCGAACGGGATCAGGTGGAAGTGCTGCCCGCGCACGTCCAGCCCGGCGTTCTCCCCCTCCAGGAACCTCTCCGGCCGGAACGCCAGCGGGTCGGGACCCCAGCTCTCCGGGTCGCGCCCGATCGCCCACACGTTCACGAACACCGTCGCGCCGGCGGGCACGTCGTAGCCGGACACCCGGCAGGGCTCCATGGAGCGGCGTACCACCAGCGGGCCCGTCGGGTGGAGGCGGAGCGTCTCCTTGGCGATCGCCTGCAGGTAGGGGAGGTTGGGGACGTCCGACTCGTCGGCGAGGCGGGATGTCCCGACGACGGCGTCGAGCTCCGCCTGCGCGCGGCGGAGGACGGATGGGTTGTTGATCAGCTCCGACAGCGCCCATTCCACCGTGATCGTCGTCGTGTCCGTGCCGGCCGCGAAGATGTCCTGCAGAGGTGTGTCGGTTGGAAATATACCCTTTTTTTCAAAATGAACTAGAGCCAAACGATTTTAAAAATAAGCCAAATTAAAGGGTGCTCAAATTTGATCGAATTTACTAAAATTATTActtccttcgttccaaattgtaggttgttttggcttttctaagtaTGAATCTAGACACacactatatctaaatgcatagcataacaaaaactatgcatctagaaaatgaaaaattcgaacggagagagtatatcTTTTAAAAAAGGGAGAATACAAAAGGAATCTTTTTTGTACTTCTAAAAATAGCTAGTTCTCTCGAGGTTAGTGTAGCGTTGGATTGGATACATTGTTTCCATGAATCACATGGAAGGAAATGATATTTTTCTCTGTTTTTCCCTTGACCCGATGCTTGATTGGATCTAGTCTGACAATTACGAAATACGGAGTATATATTATTGCactatcaaaagaaaaaaaaaacagctagcCATGGACGTACGTACCAGCATGAACGCCTTGATGTTATCCCTGTTGAGGCGCATCTCGGCGGCCTCGTCCTCGTGCATGTCAAACAGCATGTCCAGCACGTCCTTGGCgcccacctcgccggcgccgtcctcctcccgccggcgccgcctctcgGCGTCCCTCGCCGTCAGTATCCGCTCCATCATGGCGTCGAACTTGCGGTGCACGGCGTCGACGCGCTTCCCGATTCCCTGCACGTCCCAGTGCTTGAACACGCCGATGTAGTCCTGCAGGTTGAACGTGCCGGTGAGCTCGGCGGTCTCGGCGACCACGGTCCGCATCTGCTCCGtgtcgccgtcctcctccccggTCCACCGCCGGCTCATCACCATGCGGGACACGATGTCACCCGTGAGGCCCATGAGCGCGGCGTCCACGTcgacggcctcgccggcggcggcggcgctccgggacAGCGACGCCACGAGGCGGGCCACCTCCTCGCGGCGGATGTGGCGGAGGCGGTCCAGGGTGCGCCCGGCCAGGAGCTCGTGCACGCACGCGCGCTTCATGAAGCGCCAGTAGGGCCCGTACGCCGAGAAGGAGAAGTCCTGGCCGCCGTACGTGAGGCGGTGCACCGCCGCCGGCTTTGGGCGGTCGAGGAACGCGGCCTCGTGGGTCTTGAGCacctcgcgggcggcggccggggagcaggcggcgacggcggggacgGAGCCCAGGCGGAGGTAGAGGAGCGGGCCGTGGCGCGCCGCCAGGCGTTGAAGCGCCTGGTGCGGGAGGggggcgaggaggtggaggtggcccAGGAAGGGCAGTGCGTAGGGGctcggcgggaggcggaggccgccgccgccgccgcggcggcggcgcagcgcgtAGAGGACGGTGAtgaggccggcgacgaggaggagggcggtgggGGTGAGGAGGAGGCCTCGTGCCGCGGCCACTACTTCTTCCATGGTGGCGAGCTGCTAGCTCTGCTTCGGAGTTGACCAGTGAGTGAGCGCTGGCTGTTGCTTCCTACCTGCTCGTGGGAACGTGCGATCGCTCTGCGGCATCGCCACTCGCATGGTATTTATATATATGCAAGTGAGATACTGCTTGGCTACGAATTTGGAGGCAAGTGATTACATGCCGACAGGTAGAAGATCATTGGCTACGAGGGAGGCAAATGGACAGTGTGTGGGCTTGTACTGGCACGATGgaggttggggggggggggggggggggggggttgcgtTGTTGTGACATGCACGAAACCGGTTTATTTTACTAATCCGTcttttagttttttcttttatagAAAATCCCACATTATATCATCTTACATCATCGTACATAACCTCTAGCCCCTGGAGGATATATGcatggtggaaaggttcaaggATAGTGACGCACGGTagtattagggggtgtttggatactaggtgctaaactttagtagtgttacatcggatgttcggatgctaattagaaggactaaacatgagctaattataaaactaattgcagaacccctatgctatttcgcgagacgaatctattaagcctaattaatccatcattagcaaatggttactgtagcactacattgtcaaatcatggactaattagacttaatagattcgtctcgcgaattagactccatctgtgcaattagttttgtaattagcctatgtttaatactcctaattagcatctaaacatccgatgtgacatgtgctaaactttagcatggggtatcaaacaccctcttagtATGGCAACGAGAATACGATCGCTGTTACCTGCAGGCCGCAACTTGGATCGAGGAATGTCAGTAGTTAACGTGTTAATAATATACCTTGACCGGGTAATGCAACGCTATTAGCTAGCTCTGGCACGCATCGACCATCATCTTAGACTCAATCCATCTTGCTTCGCCGAGCAGACcagaggccggccggccggcgccggcacggcacggcaggcGGGAGGTGTGTAAAATAACATGCGACAGGTACGTCCGGTGGAGTGACATGCTTTGTTAATTTGCACCAGCAATCCCTCACGCTCAGGGGCTCAAGCTCACGGGAAACGCAGCGAAAACGTCTCGTGGACGCGGTCGTCGCCACTTGCCACATTGGATTGCAGATGAATCGATCGAATGGACGAGTATGTAATGTGGGCCAGGATGGAACGAATGATCACTTGTTGATTTGCTGCTCATATGATGAGCTAAGAGCAGCTCCGgcgtgtgtgtgagagagaagcGAAGCGTGGGCTGCTCTTACCGAACCACCAACACTAGAGCAGTCGAATTCTCGCCGTCAGAGCCAAAATCGGCTGCTGCAGGCGCGCCGAACCGAGCTGAGATGGCACATGACGGTAGTCTCCAGCCGCACACAGCCGAATAAAAAATGTTCACGCTCGAGCTATCGAACAATAGCTTTGTTCAGCTTACGTGGATTTCAAAGTTCGAACAAGGACTAGAGTTACTCTAATTTTTGTGCTGCACGTGGAGCCCGTTATTCAGTTCAACTTGGCTCGCGAGAGAAGCTTGGGTg
It includes:
- the LOC105914239 gene encoding probably inactive leucine-rich repeat receptor-like protein kinase At5g06940, whose protein sequence is MTVCGDEETPSFVEKLRSGDDAARHQERLGQPPEARVVGPRRRRSLQLGRRHLRCRRRWNRHGAFLSGPRAPRLDPASVCELKNLRSLDLSGNDLTGTFPAAALKACAQLHFLDVSYNAFSGALLSGDIAGLSPLMELLNLSYNGFNGTVPATVGRLPNLATVRIQNNRFTGCSGQDITQYLTDRDAKQHVLRIHPNVRGRAADVRSEEQQARRRIAG
- the LOC101785389 gene encoding cytochrome P450 93A3, translating into MEEVVAAARGLLLTPTALLLVAGLITVLYALRRRRGGGGGLRLPPSPYALPFLGHLHLLAPLPHQALQRLAARHGPLLYLRLGSVPAVAACSPAAAREVLKTHEAAFLDRPKPAAVHRLTYGGQDFSFSAYGPYWRFMKRACVHELLAGRTLDRLRHIRREEVARLVASLSRSAAAAGEAVDVDAALMGLTGDIVSRMVMSRRWTGEEDGDTEQMRTVVAETAELTGTFNLQDYIGVFKHWDVQGIGKRVDAVHRKFDAMMERILTARDAERRRRREEDGAGEVGAKDVLDMLFDMHEDEAAEMRLNRDNIKAFMLDIFAAGTDTTTITVEWALSELINNPSVLRRAQAELDAVVGTSRLADESDVPNLPYLQAIAKETLRLHPTGPLVVRRSMEPCRVSGYDVPAGATVFVNVWAIGRDPESWGPDPLAFRPERFLEGENAGLDVRGQHFHLIPFGSGRRICPGASLAMLVVQAALAAMVQCFEWEPVGGAPVDMEEGPGLTLPRKHPLVCTVKARLDPMPGLAADEDDAAAAAGGK